One genomic window of Persephonella sp. includes the following:
- the hypF gene encoding carbamoyltransferase HypF, which yields MKKHLKIHLTGAVQGVGFRPFVYNIARRFELNGYVINDTHGVIIEVEGEEKDINRFLISLQTEKPPLAHIFSQEIQELPLRGLKDFEIRKSKSRGKKEVFILPDISVCDECLKELNDPENRRYRYPFINCTNCGPRFSIIEKLPYDRPNTTMKEFKMCPDCEKEYKDPKNRRFHAQPNACPVCGPHISLYSSYGKFITQKEKALEKTVQLLKEGNIIAVKGVGGFHLVCDATDDKALKKLRERKKRGEKPFAVMFRDIDQIKKYAEITDFEEAVILSPERPVVIVKSKKETDMSFEVAPYLDRIGVFLPYSPLHYLLLNDYKKPLVMTSANLSDEPIVKDNEEAFEKLSVFTDYILVHNRRIKNRVDDSVVRVVDKKISFIRRSRGYAPLPVKLPFSLKKRVLAVGGHQKNTVAIGFDDKAFLSQHIGDLETFDASKNFEDVIYSFFELYDFKPDVVVSDLHPGYFSTKWAKQFSQQEDIPLIQVQHHYSHALSLMAENQIKDRIFAVSWDGTGYGDDGNLWGGEFLVCDYDGYKRVSHFDYFRLIGGEKAVKEPRRVAISILFSIFGENIPDTPSLKAFKEKELNILYKMWEKGVNSPLSSSVGRLFDAAASILGIRQILSYEGQSGMIMENFYDWNVKDFYSFEINNTVNWKPIFEDMTRDRSDISVKVSRFINTLAQVVIRVYKEKGKGLKLGLTGGVFQNRFLTEKIIRLCEKEKIPVITHRKVPPNDGGISLGQLVFKGL from the coding sequence ATGAAAAAACATCTAAAAATCCATCTTACAGGCGCTGTTCAGGGGGTTGGTTTTAGACCTTTTGTTTATAACATAGCAAGAAGGTTTGAACTTAACGGTTATGTTATCAATGATACACACGGGGTTATTATTGAGGTAGAAGGTGAAGAAAAAGACATAAACAGGTTTCTTATCTCACTCCAGACAGAAAAACCACCACTTGCCCACATATTTTCCCAGGAAATACAGGAACTTCCACTAAGAGGTCTTAAAGATTTTGAGATAAGAAAATCAAAATCCAGAGGAAAAAAAGAGGTTTTTATTCTTCCTGACATATCTGTATGTGATGAATGTCTAAAAGAGCTTAATGATCCAGAAAACAGAAGATACAGATACCCGTTTATAAACTGCACAAACTGTGGTCCCAGATTTAGTATCATTGAGAAACTCCCTTATGACAGACCAAATACAACTATGAAAGAGTTTAAGATGTGTCCTGACTGTGAAAAAGAGTATAAAGATCCTAAAAACAGGAGATTTCATGCCCAGCCTAACGCCTGTCCTGTTTGTGGTCCACATATCAGCCTTTATTCTTCATATGGAAAGTTTATAACTCAAAAAGAAAAAGCCCTTGAAAAAACGGTCCAGCTTTTAAAAGAGGGAAACATAATAGCTGTAAAAGGTGTAGGAGGTTTTCATCTTGTTTGCGATGCAACAGATGATAAAGCTTTAAAAAAATTAAGGGAAAGAAAAAAAAGGGGAGAAAAGCCGTTTGCAGTTATGTTCAGGGATATTGACCAGATAAAAAAATATGCAGAGATTACAGATTTTGAGGAAGCTGTTATTCTTTCCCCTGAAAGACCTGTTGTGATAGTTAAATCAAAAAAAGAAACAGATATGAGCTTTGAGGTTGCTCCTTATTTAGACAGGATAGGTGTTTTTCTCCCTTATTCACCGCTACATTACCTTCTTCTTAATGATTACAAAAAACCCCTTGTTATGACGTCTGCAAATCTTTCTGATGAACCAATTGTGAAGGACAATGAAGAGGCTTTTGAGAAGCTGTCTGTATTCACAGATTACATACTTGTCCACAACAGAAGAATAAAAAACAGGGTTGATGACAGCGTAGTAAGGGTTGTTGATAAAAAGATCTCTTTTATCAGACGTTCAAGGGGATATGCTCCTCTTCCTGTGAAGCTTCCTTTCAGTTTGAAAAAAAGGGTTTTGGCTGTTGGCGGACACCAGAAAAACACGGTAGCTATAGGGTTTGATGACAAGGCTTTTTTGAGCCAGCATATAGGAGATCTTGAGACTTTTGATGCATCCAAAAATTTTGAAGATGTTATCTATTCATTTTTTGAGCTTTACGATTTTAAACCTGATGTTGTTGTGAGCGATCTCCACCCCGGTTATTTCTCAACAAAATGGGCAAAGCAGTTTTCCCAACAAGAAGATATCCCTTTGATTCAGGTCCAGCACCACTACTCCCATGCCTTGTCCTTAATGGCAGAAAACCAAATAAAAGATAGGATTTTCGCTGTAAGCTGGGACGGGACTGGATATGGTGATGATGGGAACCTGTGGGGAGGAGAGTTTCTTGTGTGTGATTATGATGGATATAAAAGGGTTTCCCATTTTGATTACTTCAGGCTTATAGGTGGAGAAAAGGCAGTAAAAGAGCCGAGAAGAGTTGCCATTTCTATTCTTTTTAGTATTTTTGGAGAAAATATCCCTGATACACCTTCTTTAAAAGCGTTCAAGGAAAAAGAATTAAATATTTTGTATAAAATGTGGGAAAAAGGTGTAAATTCTCCCCTTTCTTCTTCTGTAGGAAGGCTTTTTGATGCTGCTGCCTCAATACTTGGGATAAGACAGATACTTTCTTATGAGGGACAGTCGGGTATGATAATGGAAAACTTTTACGACTGGAATGTTAAAGATTTTTATTCATTTGAAATAAACAATACTGTTAACTGGAAACCAATTTTTGAAGATATGACAAGAGATAGATCAGATATTTCTGTTAAGGTATCCCGTTTTATTAATACACTTGCACAGGTCGTGATCAGAGTTTACAAAGAAAAAGGAAAAGGATTAAAGCTTGGACTTACAGGTGGTGTTTTCCAGAACAGGTTTTTAACAGAAAAGATAATAAGACTGTGTGAAAAAGAAAAAATACCTGTTATTACACACAGGAAAGTCCCCCCAAACGACGGGGGAATATCTTTAGGTCAGCTTGTTTTTAAAGGGTTATGA
- a CDS encoding TonB-dependent receptor: MRKYLLISCLISSVAFPQEVIKLEKTQITATRVERPELEIPAGVETVTKDEIEMERQYNTSEFLESLPGVQATTKNGGYDVRLIIRGGGLKAPYAVREINILLDGVPITDPDGLTRLDFVDPQLLEEIDVVKGPNSTLYGANSAGGVVNFITISPFKFQGFKVRAGYGNYGTYMSRLLYGGNDGGNLFYNASFSYRKSDSWREWNRFESFQTTAKLGWMIDESSSLETTVSFTKSDLQLPGSLTKEEFETDPTQQTSSAWRRSGRYSRIFFWSNKYTNELSDNLTLKSTIYLQRWTHYHPVFGRINDGGSYVGGIDTQLEIKHQLFGKKALLLTGIQGRYDHYNTQRYLYQICVLQDGSVDYCRNASRTNPIDYVLTDTTDKLYDDQKNRNYTAGIFVQETVHPTERIILDLGIRFDTVRFDIEKDSYYELKYWPGYYYSELTTPTHEETSKTWNMVSPRVGVVYKFIPNWSMYGTISTGFQTPQDSELLANPDLDASTTVNYEIGTRFVNNRVYISSSIFMMKTDKEIVQTYDSNGERIYVNAGKTTKKGFELEGKLKLTKGIYLGGSYTYYNFKYDSFVFQDRRGNTYDFSGKKLYYIPEYMYSLYLTGKHKTGLKFRIEVNTWGPYYVDNANTEKYDNYKNITNLMVGYEKGKKFEVSFDVRNLFDKKYASQYVKSDTSDDYYIYPAPPRTYMVRASYKF; encoded by the coding sequence ATGAGAAAGTATTTGCTTATTTCTTGTTTGATTTCATCTGTAGCCTTTCCACAGGAAGTTATAAAACTTGAAAAAACCCAGATAACAGCGACAAGGGTTGAAAGACCCGAGCTTGAAATCCCTGCTGGTGTTGAAACTGTAACAAAAGATGAGATTGAAATGGAAAGGCAATACAACACATCTGAATTTCTTGAAAGCCTTCCCGGAGTTCAGGCTACAACAAAAAACGGAGGGTACGACGTAAGGCTTATCATAAGAGGTGGAGGACTGAAAGCCCCTTATGCTGTCAGGGAGATAAACATACTTCTTGACGGTGTTCCGATAACAGATCCAGACGGATTAACAAGGCTTGATTTTGTTGATCCCCAGCTTCTTGAAGAGATTGATGTTGTTAAAGGTCCAAACTCAACACTTTACGGTGCAAACTCTGCCGGAGGGGTTGTTAACTTTATAACAATAAGTCCTTTTAAGTTTCAGGGATTTAAGGTAAGAGCTGGATACGGAAACTACGGAACTTATATGTCAAGGCTTCTCTATGGAGGTAATGACGGGGGAAATCTTTTTTATAATGCAAGTTTCTCTTATAGAAAGTCCGATTCATGGAGGGAATGGAACAGGTTTGAAAGCTTTCAAACAACAGCAAAGCTTGGCTGGATGATAGATGAAAGCTCATCACTTGAAACAACTGTTAGCTTTACAAAATCAGATCTACAGCTTCCCGGAAGTTTAACAAAAGAGGAGTTTGAAACAGACCCTACACAGCAGACATCAAGTGCATGGAGAAGATCAGGCAGATACTCAAGGATATTTTTCTGGAGCAACAAATACACAAACGAACTTTCAGATAATTTAACATTAAAATCAACAATCTACCTGCAGAGATGGACCCACTATCACCCTGTCTTTGGAAGAATTAATGACGGCGGTTCTTATGTGGGAGGTATTGACACACAGCTTGAGATAAAACATCAGCTTTTTGGAAAAAAAGCCCTGCTACTGACAGGCATTCAGGGAAGATACGATCACTACAATACACAGAGATACCTATACCAGATCTGTGTTTTACAGGACGGCTCTGTTGATTACTGTAGGAATGCTTCAAGAACGAACCCGATAGATTACGTGCTTACAGATACCACAGATAAACTTTATGATGATCAGAAAAATAGAAACTACACAGCAGGTATATTTGTTCAGGAGACAGTCCACCCCACAGAAAGGATTATACTGGATTTAGGAATAAGGTTTGACACTGTCAGATTTGATATTGAAAAAGATTCCTACTACGAGCTTAAATATTGGCCTGGATATTACTACAGTGAGCTTACAACACCTACACATGAAGAAACTTCCAAAACATGGAATATGGTAAGCCCAAGAGTTGGTGTAGTTTACAAATTTATCCCAAACTGGTCTATGTACGGAACCATATCAACAGGTTTTCAGACTCCCCAGGACAGTGAGCTTTTAGCAAACCCAGATCTTGATGCTTCTACCACAGTTAACTATGAGATTGGAACGAGGTTTGTAAATAACAGGGTTTATATCAGCTCAAGTATCTTTATGATGAAAACAGACAAAGAGATAGTTCAGACCTACGATTCTAACGGTGAAAGAATATATGTAAATGCAGGTAAAACAACAAAAAAGGGGTTTGAGCTTGAAGGGAAGCTAAAACTAACTAAAGGAATATACTTAGGTGGCTCTTACACATACTACAACTTCAAATACGACAGTTTTGTGTTCCAGGACAGAAGGGGAAATACCTATGATTTCAGCGGTAAGAAGCTGTATTACATCCCGGAGTATATGTACAGCCTTTATCTAACAGGAAAACATAAAACAGGTTTAAAATTCAGGATTGAGGTTAACACATGGGGTCCATACTATGTTGACAACGCAAACACAGAAAAGTACGACAACTACAAAAATATAACAAACCTTATGGTTGGTTATGAAAAAGGTAAAAAGTTTGAGGTCTCTTTTGATGTGAGAAATCTTTTTGATAA
- a CDS encoding tyrosine-type recombinase/integrase, translating into MATAFLSRGGYFLIEKKEGKGLVKNLYKTDYTSGKNYYYIKTNRITLEKLEEYLGYEKIDKSCYLFELQKELKNSNFSQTTKKTYFSVNLSFLRAVNKTPSEITQKDIERFLSILKRRGKSESTLGVAYSALKYFYHNLLKKIDFNSIKRPTSKLPISGTLSRQEIKKILENIKNIKHRLLIEVAYSCGLKLQETVRIKVEDIDFKNGALTVRKNFRKVPIPESLARKLETFKKDRKKGYIFFSDGNKKKHLTPRSAEEIFKKALKNAGINRNLSFKSLRDSFVAHMLEKKVDPEIIRKIIGVKKNQFESKYKLYFKSFNDLPDLLDFKDLS; encoded by the coding sequence TTGGCTACAGCTTTTTTAAGCAGAGGTGGTTATTTCCTTATAGAAAAAAAAGAAGGAAAAGGTCTGGTAAAAAATCTATACAAAACAGATTACACATCAGGAAAAAATTATTACTACATAAAAACAAACAGGATAACCCTTGAAAAGCTTGAGGAGTATTTAGGCTATGAAAAAATTGACAAGAGCTGTTACTTATTTGAACTGCAAAAAGAACTTAAAAACTCTAACTTCTCCCAAACAACAAAAAAAACATATTTTTCTGTAAACTTGTCATTCCTAAGAGCAGTAAACAAAACGCCCTCTGAGATTACACAAAAAGATATAGAAAGATTTTTGTCAATCTTAAAAAGAAGGGGAAAATCAGAAAGCACATTAGGGGTTGCATACAGTGCTTTAAAATATTTTTACCACAACCTGTTAAAAAAAATAGATTTCAACAGTATAAAAAGGCCTACTTCAAAATTACCCATATCAGGAACACTATCAAGGCAGGAAATTAAAAAAATTTTAGAGAATATAAAAAACATTAAACACAGATTATTAATTGAAGTAGCATACAGCTGTGGTCTAAAGCTTCAGGAAACAGTAAGAATAAAAGTAGAGGATATAGATTTTAAAAACGGTGCTCTTACTGTTAGAAAAAATTTCAGAAAGGTTCCTATTCCTGAATCTCTTGCCAGAAAGTTAGAGACATTTAAAAAAGACAGAAAAAAAGGTTATATATTCTTTTCGGACGGAAACAAAAAAAAACATTTAACCCCAAGGTCTGCAGAAGAAATATTTAAAAAAGCTCTGAAAAACGCAGGTATTAATAGAAACTTATCGTTTAAATCACTTAGAGATTCATTTGTTGCCCATATGTTAGAAAAAAAAGTTGATCCCGAAATTATCAGAAAAATAATAGGCGTTAAGAAGAACCAGTTTGAAAGTAAATATAAGCTTTACTTCAAATCATTTAATGATCTTCCTGATCTTCTGGATTTTAAGGATCTATCATAA
- a CDS encoding VCBS repeat-containing protein, which translates to MRKFILITIFSCLMVSFSYSLDDPLMKRTIVSDLEIIVGDASKDAVATFDFRRGVQRGIVAQLKEKYDRHDEIGGGNVLGNYRDEIIIGFGKDRGPKSLRGKIAIISPKRFTVIKSFDVRFEGYDDLTVGNVYADRGGYDEIIIGSAARDTIEVYTGGGRKVAAVNVGFERYDKISSGDVDGDGYDEIILGDASKNELRIFKILGRKLKEIGKIKASGIFDRKDKLSAGDVDGDNVDEIVFVNNDGTIHFFMFDNSMGLRPQNNEKFRPLKVKYDKYSHVAVGDVNSDGKDEIVVGYAKDDKIHIYTLMGEEIGSINAGIERYDRIALLDLDGDSLVVGNPTGPKPMVIENQVIAVINEPPKERSIFGEPDSPDSLGKLYASYENKEQKITEQTVTAISSFTLSTQLSAKGGIPKIATASIKLKQQIKTYSERTKGKSLSITIGQNMNADVYEDRAFTLTSTYHVYEYPVISPPRFAKIGGKQQYILVSVPVSMGTKNIGIYRSNKHVNGYVASYPERKSQLHHYSQNSEIASWEIDITCAPSGVFFAQKEGTVSIQKSKLTHEIGINLEAKGGSLLWKTEMKFSGDYKNTRINTHKISFEESTSISVQYKGGFPQCNLHSRQYTIGAVLYYDSVDGHLILDYYVPRKGSYYKPPSVKLPVKPFILDKKGNILKPKLQIKGLRKGFLLKQKL; encoded by the coding sequence ATGCGAAAATTTATCTTAATTACAATTTTTTCCTGTTTGATGGTTTCATTCAGCTACAGCTTAGATGATCCTCTTATGAAAAGAACAATCGTTTCAGATCTTGAGATTATCGTCGGCGATGCCTCTAAAGATGCTGTAGCCACTTTTGATTTTAGAAGGGGAGTACAAAGAGGAATAGTAGCTCAGCTAAAAGAAAAATACGACAGACATGATGAAATTGGAGGAGGGAATGTTTTAGGAAACTACAGAGACGAAATAATTATCGGTTTTGGAAAGGACAGAGGACCTAAAAGTCTGAGGGGAAAAATAGCAATAATTTCCCCTAAAAGATTTACGGTAATCAAATCCTTTGATGTTAGATTTGAAGGTTATGACGACCTGACTGTCGGAAACGTGTATGCTGACAGGGGAGGTTACGACGAAATCATCATAGGTAGTGCTGCAAGGGACACAATAGAGGTTTATACAGGTGGAGGCAGAAAGGTTGCAGCCGTCAATGTAGGATTTGAAAGATACGACAAAATATCATCAGGTGATGTTGATGGGGACGGTTATGATGAGATAATACTCGGTGATGCTTCAAAAAATGAGCTTAGAATTTTTAAAATTCTTGGCAGGAAACTAAAAGAGATAGGGAAAATCAAGGCATCTGGTATTTTTGACAGAAAGGATAAACTATCTGCCGGAGATGTGGACGGGGATAATGTGGACGAGATAGTTTTTGTCAACAACGATGGAACTATACATTTTTTTATGTTTGACAACAGCATGGGATTAAGACCTCAAAATAATGAAAAATTTAGACCTTTAAAGGTTAAATACGACAAATACAGCCATGTTGCTGTAGGAGATGTTAATTCTGACGGAAAAGATGAGATAGTAGTCGGATACGCAAAAGACGACAAAATACATATTTACACATTAATGGGGGAGGAAATAGGATCAATTAACGCAGGAATTGAAAGGTACGACAGGATTGCTCTCCTTGATTTAGACGGGGACTCACTTGTGGTAGGAAATCCTACAGGACCAAAACCTATGGTAATTGAAAATCAGGTGATAGCGGTAATTAACGAACCCCCTAAAGAAAGATCCATCTTCGGTGAACCTGACAGCCCAGATTCTCTGGGAAAACTGTACGCCTCATACGAAAATAAAGAACAGAAAATCACAGAACAAACCGTTACAGCTATAAGCAGTTTCACATTGTCAACCCAGCTTTCAGCAAAAGGGGGCATACCCAAAATAGCCACAGCCAGTATAAAACTTAAACAACAAATAAAAACATACAGCGAAAGAACAAAAGGTAAGTCTTTATCAATTACGATAGGTCAAAACATGAATGCAGATGTTTATGAAGATCGGGCATTTACCCTTACCTCAACATACCATGTATACGAATACCCAGTTATCAGCCCTCCCCGTTTTGCGAAAATTGGAGGCAAACAGCAGTACATATTAGTTTCTGTACCTGTTTCTATGGGCACAAAAAATATTGGAATATACAGATCAAACAAGCATGTTAACGGATACGTTGCTTCCTATCCTGAAAGAAAATCTCAGCTTCACCATTATTCCCAAAACAGCGAGATAGCAAGCTGGGAGATAGACATAACATGTGCACCTTCAGGTGTGTTTTTCGCACAGAAAGAGGGAACAGTTTCTATACAAAAGTCAAAATTAACACATGAGATCGGCATCAATCTGGAAGCTAAAGGAGGTTCTCTACTGTGGAAGACAGAGATGAAGTTTAGCGGAGATTATAAAAACACAAGAATAAATACTCACAAAATCAGTTTTGAAGAATCTACAAGTATAAGTGTGCAGTATAAAGGAGGTTTCCCCCAGTGTAACCTCCATTCAAGGCAGTACACTATAGGTGCTGTTCTGTATTATGACAGTGTAGACGGACATCTAATCCTTGATTACTACGTTCCAAGGAAGGGCAGTTACTACAAACCTCCATCTGTGAAACTTCCTGTTAAACCGTTCATTTTGGACAAAAAAGGAAACATTCTAAAACCTAAACTCCAGATTAAAGGATTACGAAAAGGATTTTTACTCAAGCAAAAACTGTAA
- a CDS encoding peroxiredoxin, with protein sequence MLKEGDKAPDFCLEGLTPDGEEKQVCLKDLLSEGKYLILYFYPKDNTPGCTTEACDFRDNLNAIAGRAVVAGVSPDSINSHKKFKEKYDLNFYLLSDPDKKVLQAYDAYGEKKMYGKTTVGVIRSTYIISPEGKIVKKWRNVKAKGHVAKVIEELQKLTGS encoded by the coding sequence ATGCTGAAAGAAGGAGACAAGGCACCTGATTTTTGTCTGGAAGGTTTAACTCCTGATGGAGAAGAAAAACAGGTATGTTTAAAGGATCTTTTATCTGAAGGAAAATATTTAATCCTGTATTTCTATCCAAAAGACAACACCCCTGGTTGCACTACAGAGGCTTGCGACTTCAGAGATAATCTGAATGCGATCGCTGGCAGGGCTGTAGTTGCAGGGGTAAGCCCTGACAGTATAAACAGCCATAAAAAGTTTAAAGAAAAGTATGATCTTAACTTTTACCTTCTTTCTGATCCGGACAAGAAGGTTCTACAAGCATACGATGCTTACGGCGAGAAAAAAATGTACGGAAAAACAACAGTGGGAGTTATAAGATCAACCTATATAATCTCACCTGAAGGGAAGATAGTTAAAAAATGGAGGAATGTAAAGGCAAAAGGACATGTTGCAAAAGTGATTGAGGAACTTCAAAAACTTACCGGTTCATAA